A single genomic interval of Mucilaginibacter boryungensis harbors:
- a CDS encoding NifU family protein, which translates to MNINVYTESTPNPATMKFIVNKLLINGSVDYPTKESAEKSPFAKELYKFSFVNGVFFASNFVTVTKTEGVEWNDIEAIVKEFVKGAVESELKVQAEEQAEDVAFEGTDAEVKIQQILHDYVRPAVEQDGGAISYKSFNDGVVTVELRGSCSGCPSSTITLKSGIENLLKRMVPEVTEVVSEAM; encoded by the coding sequence ATGAATATCAACGTATATACCGAATCGACACCCAACCCGGCAACCATGAAGTTCATTGTGAACAAGTTGCTGATCAATGGCAGTGTGGATTACCCTACTAAAGAAAGCGCCGAAAAATCTCCTTTTGCTAAGGAATTATATAAATTCTCGTTTGTAAACGGGGTATTCTTTGCCAGCAACTTTGTAACGGTTACTAAAACCGAAGGTGTGGAATGGAACGATATTGAGGCCATTGTTAAAGAATTTGTTAAAGGCGCGGTTGAAAGCGAACTGAAAGTACAAGCTGAAGAACAAGCTGAAGACGTAGCTTTTGAAGGTACCGACGCCGAAGTTAAAATACAGCAAATACTGCATGATTACGTTCGCCCGGCGGTTGAGCAGGATGGCGGCGCTATCAGCTATAAATCATTTAACGATGGTGTGGTAACTGTAGAGCTGCGTGGTTCATGCAGCGGCTGCCCGTCATCAACCATCACGTTGAAATCGGGCATCGAGAACCTGCTTAAACGCATGGTGCCAGAGGTTACTGAAGTAGTGAGTGAAGCAATGTAA
- a CDS encoding inositol monophosphatase family protein — MLEQILNQVVVISKQAGAFIRQERAKFDPDKIEYKGLNDMVSYVDKTAEQIIVSELEKVLPEAGFITEEKTKTTVAERYNWIIDPLDGTTNFIHGLPCFSVSIALKEYDELVLGVVYEVNLDECFYACKGQPAYLNGKEIRVSNKPKIADSLLATGFPYYDFSKQPAYIALFTELMKSCHGLRRIGSAAVDLAYTACGRFEAFYEYNLNAWDIAAGVVIVRQAGGDVVNYKGGQEVMEARELLATNGKITGELLETIQKYF; from the coding sequence ATGCTGGAACAGATACTGAACCAAGTAGTAGTAATATCTAAACAAGCCGGGGCTTTTATCCGGCAGGAGCGCGCTAAATTCGATCCTGATAAGATTGAATATAAAGGCCTGAACGATATGGTTTCTTATGTAGATAAAACCGCCGAGCAGATCATCGTATCTGAACTGGAGAAGGTATTGCCCGAAGCGGGTTTTATTACTGAAGAAAAAACCAAAACCACTGTAGCCGAGCGCTATAACTGGATCATCGACCCATTGGATGGTACCACTAATTTTATCCACGGCTTGCCCTGTTTTTCGGTAAGTATTGCGCTAAAGGAATACGACGAACTGGTTTTGGGTGTAGTGTATGAAGTAAACCTGGACGAATGTTTTTATGCCTGCAAAGGACAGCCGGCCTACCTGAACGGAAAAGAGATCCGCGTAAGCAACAAACCTAAAATAGCTGACAGCCTGCTTGCGACTGGTTTTCCGTATTACGATTTCAGCAAGCAACCGGCTTATATAGCACTGTTCACTGAATTGATGAAAAGCTGCCATGGCCTGCGCCGTATAGGTTCGGCCGCGGTTGACCTGGCATATACAGCCTGTGGCCGTTTCGAGGCTTTTTATGAATACAACCTTAATGCATGGGATATTGCCGCGGGTGTGGTAATCGTACGTCAGGCCGGCGGCGACGTAGTGAATTACAAAGGTGGCCAGGAGGTGATGGAAGCAAGGGAGTTGCTGGCTACTAATGGAAAGATAACGGGGGAGTTGCTGGAGACTATTCAGAAGTATTTCTAA
- a CDS encoding GtrA family protein, which produces MPQSLIKRLSKNQVARFVLSAGLGFLVDIICFYLFYHNIFEQKYYNVFNARLRNFTLSLAVSFFAGVMVNFLMTRYIVFTESKTSFSKQFFRFTAVAVIGFFANQFLLELAVNDLNMYPPLARPLAALSLFFASFFIHKAFSFSLSLRHHAGTDTEPSSSNI; this is translated from the coding sequence TAGCCAGGTTTGTTTTGTCGGCAGGTCTGGGTTTTTTAGTTGATATTATTTGTTTTTATCTGTTTTATCACAATATTTTCGAACAAAAGTATTACAACGTGTTCAATGCGCGTTTACGCAATTTTACCTTATCGCTGGCCGTATCATTCTTTGCCGGCGTAATGGTAAATTTCCTGATGACACGCTACATTGTTTTCACTGAATCCAAAACAAGTTTCTCTAAACAATTTTTTAGGTTTACGGCGGTTGCTGTTATTGGGTTTTTCGCCAATCAATTTTTGCTGGAACTTGCCGTGAATGACTTGAATATGTACCCGCCGCTTGCGCGCCCGCTGGCCGCGTTAAGCTTATTTTTTGCCAGTTTTTTTATCCATAAAGCATTTTCATTTAGTTTATCCTTACGCCATCATGCTGGAACAGATACTGAACCAAGTAGTAGTAATATCTAA